The genomic region TGGGCCGAGGTGGTGCGCACCCGCCCCGCGGCGCCCGCCGAGGACGCACCGGCCCCGGTGCGCCCAGCGGCGTACGACGACCTGCTGGCGCTCTTCGACCAGCACAGCGCCGCGCTGCTCGAGCAGCTGCGCGGCGCCGACCCCGCCGAGCCGGCCTGGACCTGGTCGAGTGAGCAGACGGTGGGCTTCACCTACCGCCGCCAGGCGCTCGAGGCGCTGGTGCACCGCGTCGACGCCGAGCAGGCCGCGGGCGTGGTGACGCCGATCGACCCGGCGCTGGCCGCCGACGGGGTGCTCGAGGCGCTCGACGTGATGTACGGCGGCACCCCGCCCTGGGGACGCTTCGCCGGCGGGGGCGAGCACGTGCGGGTCGACTGCACCGACACCGGCGACCGGGTCTGGGTCGAGCTGGGCCGCTTCACCGGCACCGACCCGCGCACCGGCACGTCGTACGACGAGCCCGACATCGGGGTGGTCGGCGACCCCGGCCGCGCCCCGGACGTGGTGGTCTCCGGGCCGGCCGACCTCCTGCTCACCTGGCTGTGGCACCGTGCGGGCGCCCACGACCCCGACACCGCCGCCCGGCCCGACGTCACCGGCGACCCCGACGTGCACGCCCGCTTCGCCGCGGTCCTCGACCAGCCCCTCACGTGACCCGGCCCAGACTTC from Nocardioides salarius harbors:
- a CDS encoding maleylpyruvate isomerase family mycothiol-dependent enzyme, whose amino-acid sequence is MTALEPTDLLAHLHRESTRFREVLATTPAVARVPGCPDWSAADLLWHLTEVQRFWAEVVRTRPAAPAEDAPAPVRPAAYDDLLALFDQHSAALLEQLRGADPAEPAWTWSSEQTVGFTYRRQALEALVHRVDAEQAAGVVTPIDPALAADGVLEALDVMYGGTPPWGRFAGGGEHVRVDCTDTGDRVWVELGRFTGTDPRTGTSYDEPDIGVVGDPGRAPDVVVSGPADLLLTWLWHRAGAHDPDTAARPDVTGDPDVHARFAAVLDQPLT